TTGTCCATATTCGGGGGCGACGGCGGTCCCTCAGCAAGCTACGATAGGAACGCTTGGTCACGGGGACTGGTTATCTGCGACGGCGGAGGCAGGTGCGCGTGATGAGTCGACCACGAAGGTGGTCTGGGGGCTGGGCCCTTTGGCAGTTGCCGAGCCCGCTGCTCGCCTACGTGTTGGGTGTCAACTTCCTCGCAGCTGTGGTAGCGCTCGCGACAGCCTTCACTGTGCCAGTTGAGCTTGAGGATCTACGTCTATTCGCTGTGCTCATCGTCTGTGTGTGGCTTGCAACCGAGCTGACGCGACATGTCGATCGGAAGCGCGAATACTCTCGCCTTAGCTCCGTGGCGTATGTCGACACCAAGGCCGTCTGGACGTTTGCCGCAGTGATCGTCCTACCGCTGCCGCTTGTGACGCTGTTGATTATCGTCAACTACTGGATCTCCTGGAGCAGGGTTCAGCTTATTTCCAGGAATAACCTGAAGCATCGCTGGGTCTTCTCCTGCTCAACCGTTCTGAACGGGGCTTATGCGGCTTCGTTCGTATTAGCGCATGGGATGAGCGCTTACCCAGGCCCGCCGGCGAGTTCGGCGCCCGCAGCGTTCGTAGACCTGGGGGTCATTGTCGTTGCTGGACTGCTTCGGTGGATTATCAATGCCGGGATGGTCATGGCTGCTATTGCGATCTCGGACGCTTCCCGGCGTGTGCGCGACTTGTTCACAAACTTTAGCCAGCAGTTCCTTGAGCTGGGCGCTTACGGCTTGGGGTTAGTGGTAGCCGTCATTCTTGTAGCGAATCCATTCGTGTTGCCGGGCGTAATTGTCGCGATCGTTGTTCTTCATCGCAGCGCATTGGTCAATCAGTATCAGCGTGCTTCTCGCCAAGATACGAAGACCGGACTTGCCTCGGCCGGATGGTGGCACGAGTTCGCCGAGCAGACTTTGGCACGCACCGACGATCGTGGCTCGACGATGGGCTTGCTCATGGTCGATCTCGACCACTTCAAACGCATCAACGACACCTACGGCCACCCGTTCGGTGACGAGGTACTTCAAGCTGTCGCACTCGAACTTCAGGCCGAGGTCCGAGATGACGATGCATGCGGCCGTTGGGGCGGTGAAGAGTTCGCCGTCGTGTTGCCGGACGTGGGTAGCGAGGATTCGTTGAAGCGCGTCGCCGAGCGAATCAGGCTGCGTATCGAGTCGCTGACGCTTCAGCCGCCGGGCGACGTCGGGCTCGGAGATACCGTCAACTTGACCGCGTCGATCGGTGGCGCGGTGTATCCGGCGAAAGGCATCTCCACGCTCGACGAACTCCTGCTAGCTGCCGATTCGGCACTGTATGAGGCGAAGAACAGCGGACGGAATCGGGTTTGCCTGAGCCCGGCCGGGCCCAAGCCCGTCGTCCAAGAGCCTCCAGGGGAGGATCTGCCGGGAATAATCCCGCCTGGACCGAGCCCGAACTGACACGCCCACGTAGGCGCCACGGCGCGGTGGCGCCCTCAATCGCCGTTCTGCGAGCCGATGGGGCAGCCGGGCGCGTCACTCACACTTGCCTCCGGCATCTTGACGCTCTTCGGGCAAGGCATCATGATGTCAATATGCGAACCACC
This sequence is a window from Phytoactinopolyspora mesophila. Protein-coding genes within it:
- a CDS encoding GGDEF domain-containing protein, with product MAYVDTKAVWTFAAVIVLPLPLVTLLIIVNYWISWSRVQLISRNNLKHRWVFSCSTVLNGAYAASFVLAHGMSAYPGPPASSAPAAFVDLGVIVVAGLLRWIINAGMVMAAIAISDASRRVRDLFTNFSQQFLELGAYGLGLVVAVILVANPFVLPGVIVAIVVLHRSALVNQYQRASRQDTKTGLASAGWWHEFAEQTLARTDDRGSTMGLLMVDLDHFKRINDTYGHPFGDEVLQAVALELQAEVRDDDACGRWGGEEFAVVLPDVGSEDSLKRVAERIRLRIESLTLQPPGDVGLGDTVNLTASIGGAVYPAKGISTLDELLLAADSALYEAKNSGRNRVCLSPAGPKPVVQEPPGEDLPGIIPPGPSPN